A window from Cinclus cinclus chromosome 4, bCinCin1.1, whole genome shotgun sequence encodes these proteins:
- the IL17RA gene encoding interleukin-17 receptor A — protein sequence MESSWLNIPAWTPSAPSSLHVSSDVFRQEDGKLFPVLQIEWKVATDASIRCLEGAELAVMQVNSNQQICAQFDFQNNLPLQVRPDGGRWNFTFDRFEVEPGQTYQVTVYHLPKLGVNGDHNCKSTSLTMPDCTDSLMKRTIPCIKTGSLWEPRIQGESLDDTTLLVSFNPWMEPARYQIHVASYLNEKRCKMTTWDFTEDGLQQQVNVTIKIDKNIKACCSYRIQIQPFFTNCGTDCLRHSAFIPCEPAPSTEPSDDMMIWLYWCITGICVLLVGSVITAVLCMTKIRAGRRRGKYNHDSLQAAPYTELSLPPLKPRKVWIVYSADHLLYVDVVLKFAEFLMTVCGTAVALDLLEDHHISELGPLPWLMRQKKEMEELSSKIIVLCSQGTQAKWQAMLGGEPVCLKQDQQKPVGDLFTPALNLILPDFKKPACFGMYIVCYFEGISSERDIPDLFNVTSRYQLMDKFEDIYFRIQDLEKFEPGRIHRIQEITAENYIDSPSGRKLKEAIVKFKNWQTEHPDWFENETICLDSDEELHSLNRESQVDSPLSEPSGIVKHQLHLREPDPGCCYFINLHMHEGESTGCKLQPQLNPCGDPNSQTVVLPVDVPQIQVVEPVSSMEDRNILSHHVLNNEDCMEGVPLLETSFPMRNNVILHNGSEVSVADQSPANFSDELSDHLNGLMYPLYQQSIIPSEPEYLCQGEADRQHQLVFDDQCKDQRQSVQSDQGYISRCSPLPPEDLLEEEEEEEEEEHQEQQVGIHELSPEVLNSLKSLQKQLFFQDIQRSSSWSYPAEVMDIDHSLEDC from the exons ATGGAGTCGAGCTGGCTGAATATTCCTGCTTGGACTCCTTCTGCTCCAAGCAGTCTCCATGTTTCTTCAGATGTTTtccgtcaggaggatggaaaactgttCCCTGTGCTTCAGATAGAGTGGAAAGTAGCCACGGATG ccagcaTCCGCTGTCTGGAAGGGGCAGAGCTCGCCGTGATGCAGGTGAACAGCAATCAGCAGATCTGTGCCCAGTTTGACTTCCAGAACAATTTGCCTCTTCAGGTCCGTCCAGATGGAGGCCGG tggaaTTTCACTTTTGACCGTTTTGAAGTAGAACCTGGCCAGACCTACCAAGTGACTGTCTATCACCTGCCCAAACTGGGCGTCAATGGGGACCACAATTGCAAGTCCACGTCTCTCACAATGCCTG ACTGCACGGATTCTCTGATGAAGAGAACCATCCCATGTATAAAGACAG GCAGCTTGTGGGAGCCCAGGATCCAGGGTGAAAGTCTAGATGATACAACTCTGCTCGTGAGCTTCAACCCATGGATGGAGCCAGCCCGCTACCAAATCCATGTGGCCAGTTACCTGAATGAGAAGAGGTGTAAAATGACCACATGGGATTTCACTGAG GATGGACTACAACAGCAAGTGAATGTCACAATCAAAATAGACAAGAACATAAAAGCTTGCTGCAGCTACAGAATACAG ATTCAGCCATTCTTTACAAACTGTGGCACAGACTGTCTGAGACACTCTGCTTTCATCCCATGTGAACCAGCTCCAA GTACAGAACCATCAG atgaTATGATGATATGGCTCTACTGGTGTATCACTGGGATCTGTGTGTTACTGGTGGGGTCAGTCataacagctgtgctgtgtatGACTAAAATACGAGCAG GACGCCGGCGAGGGAAATACAACCATGACAGTTTGCAAGCTG CACCGTACAccgagctgtccctgccaccctTGAAGCCGCGGAAGGTTTGGATTGTGTACTCTGCTGATCACCTGCTCTACGTGGACGTGGTGCTGAAGTTTGCTGAGTTCCTGATGACAGTCTGTGGTACTGCTGTAGCCTTGGATCTGCTGGAAGACCACCACATCTCAGAGCTGGGGCCCTTACCCTGGCTCATGCGGCAGAAGAAGGAAATGGAAGAGCTGTCTTCGAAGATCATAGTCTTGTGTTCTCAGGGAACCCAGGCCAAATGGCAGGCCATGCTCGGGGGTGAGCCTGTGTGTCTCAAGCAAGATCAGCAAAAGCCGGTGGGAGACCTGTTTACCCCAGCCTTGAATCTGATCCTGCCAGATTTCAAGAAACCAGCCTGTTTTGGAATGTACATAGTCTGCTACTTCGAGGGAATAAGCAGTGAGAGGGATATACCTGATCTGTTCAATGTCACATCCAGGTACCAACTGATGGACAAGTTTGAAGATATTTATTTTCGGATTCAGGATCTGGAGAAGTTTGAACCTGGGCGGATCCATCGAATTCAGGAAATCACAGCTGAAAATTACATCGATAGCCCCAGTGGGAGGAAGTTGAAAGAAGCTATAGTGAAGTTCAAGAACTGGCAGACTGAGCACCCAGACTGGTTTGAGAATGAAACCATCTGCTTGGATAGTGATGAAGAGTTGCATTCCCTGAACAGAGAGAGCCAGGTGGATTCACCATTGAGTGAGCCAAGTGGAATTGTGAAACACCAGCTGCACCTACGTGAACCTGACCCTGGCTGCTGTTACTTCATCAACCTCCACATGCACGAAGGTGAAAGTACAGGCTGCAAGCTGCAGCCTCAACTTAATCCATGTGGGGATCCAAATTCCCAGACTGTGGTCCTTCCTGTGGATGTTCCTCAAATCCAGGTAGTGGAGCCAGTCTCTTCCATGGAAGATAGAAATATACTCAGTCACCATGTGCTGAACAATGAAGACTGTATGGAAGGAGTTCCTCTTCTGGAGACAAGCTTTCCAATGAGGAATAATGTCATCCTCCACAATGGCTCTGAAGTTTCAGTAGCCGACCAGAGCCCTGCAAACTTCTCAGATGAGCTGAGTGACCATCTGAATGGACTCATGTACCCTCTTTATCAGCAGAGCATCATTCCTTCAGAGCCAGAGTATCTCTGCCAGGGGGAGGCTGACAGGCAGCACCAGCTGGTCTTTGATGACCAATGCAAAGACCAGAGACAGTCAGTGCAGTCAGACCAGGGCTACATCTCCAGATGCTCCCCTCTGCCTCCTGAGGACCTTctagaggaagaggaggaagaggaggaggaggagcatcAGGAACAACAGGTGGGCATCCATGAACTCTCTCCAGAGGTGTTGAACAGTCTAAAGAGCCTCCAGAAGCAGCTGTTTTTCCAGGACATTCAGAGGAGCTCTAGCTGGAGCTATCCGGCAGAGGTGATGGACATTGACCATTCTTTGGAGGACTGTTAG
- the TMEM121B gene encoding transmembrane protein 121B — translation MHRAASNQRSVSSSSGSFQPPPQPPLPPHAADRQPLFPGGSSSGGSRRGSGSSSGSARARRPRSPRSSTEQEEEEEEEEEDSSSISKPLVPPPATPLPAAASPPGRSMTAAELYGVAGGGAGGGGAAAGALLGPGGAGGGRRWGFQALSLVLLLGQGALLDLYLIAVTDLYWCSWIATDLVLAAGWGIFFCRNSRARRRERPPPPPGPPPPHPLLLHGPPGGRGAGGRGAGVPPRGGDFAYAHLAWLIYSIAFTPKAALILGTSILELIELRLPLGTTGFRITLALSAPLLYCLLRAIGTEGAGQLLLPPQPPPQHRAAAAFLATCLDLLDSFSLLELVLQPGRPAPLPAPLRYLLIAVYFLCLASPVLWLYELSAARPPGAARLALHLLLPAGLLDAPLLALRCLLLLRYQQPLSLFMLKNLFFLTCRGLEALETCCLLRPAAAPPPAKYGPAAAAPAAAPLAHGLSDVDVGPHGYVNALAVTAQG, via the exons ATGCACCGCGCTGCCTCCAACCAGCGCTCGGTCTCCTCCTCCTCGGGCTCCTTCCAGCCGCCGCCGCAGCCGCCGCTGCCTCCGCACGCCGCCGACCGGCAGCCCCTCTTCCCGGGGGGCTCCAGCAGCGGCGGCAGCCGGCGGGGCTCGGGGTCGAGCTCGGGCTCGGCGCGGGCCCGCCGCCCTCGCAGCCCCCGCAGCAGCACCGagcaagaggaggaagaagaggaggaagaggaggacagcagcagcatcagcaagCCCCTGGTGCCGCCGCCCGCCACCCCGCtgcccgccgccgcctcgcc CCCGGGCCGCAGCATGACGGCGGCGGAGCTGTACGGGGtggcgggcggcggggcggggggcggcggggcggcggcgggggcgctGCTGGGGCCCGGCGGAGCGGGGGGAGGGCGGCGCTGGGGCTTCCAGGCGCTGTCCCTGGTGCTACTGCTGGGGCAGGGCGCGCTGCTGGACCTCTACCTGATCGCCGTCACCGACCTCTACTGGTGCAGCTGGATCGCCACCGACCTGGTGTTGGCGGCCGGCTGGGGCATCTTCTTCTGCCGCAACAGCCGGGCGCGCCGCCGGGAgcggcccccgccgccccccgggccgccgccgccgcacccGCTGCTGCTGCACGGCCCCcccggcggccgcggggccgggggccgcggggccggggtcCCCCCCCGCGGCGGCGACTTCGCCTACGCGCACCTCGCCTGGCTCATCTACTCCATCGCCTTCACGCCCAAGGCGGCGCTGATCCTGGGCACCTCCATCCTGGAGCTGATCGAGCTGCGCCTGCCGCTGGGCACCACCGGCTTCCGCATCACCCTGGCGCTCTCCGCGCCGCTGCTGTACTGCCTGCTGCGGGCCATCGGCACCGAGGGCGccgggcagctgctcctgccgccgcagccgccgccgcagcaccgcgccgccgccgccttcCTCGCCACCTGCCTCGACCTGCTCGACAGCTtctccctgctggagctggtgctgcagcccGGGCGGCCGGCGCCGCTGCCCGCCCCGCTGCGCTACCTGCTCATCGCCGTCTACTTCCTCTGCCTGGCCTCGCCGGTGCTGTGGCTGTACGAGCTCAGCGCCGCTCGCCCGCCCGGCGCCGCCCGCCTCGCcctgcacctcctgctgccCGCCGGGCTGTTGGACGCGCCGCTGCTGGCGCTGCgctgcctcctgctcctgcgCTACCAGCAGCCGCTGTCCCTCTTCATGCTGAAGAACCTCTTCTTCCTGACCTGCCGCGGCCTGGAGGCGCTGGAGACCTGCTGCCTCctccgccccgccgccgccccgccgcccgccaagtacggcccggccgccgccgcccccgccgccgccccgctgGCCCACGGGCTCTCCGACGTGGACGTGGGTCCCCACGGGTACGTGAACGCCTTGGCGGTCACcgcccagggctga